A section of the Osmia lignaria lignaria isolate PbOS001 chromosome 3, iyOsmLign1, whole genome shotgun sequence genome encodes:
- the uzip gene encoding beta-pore-forming protein unzipped — MCWQRIYLSVGLFGVLLLSSNADNSVHILSKYQQLVTSSTLNWLPRAHYDSSREIVIGGFEIEEAEDDSYNNQAEKSERKRPLFVCRVLHNTVLVAGSQRGDEKRCTVTIHGSVQSYDKYELLENVDNAARVNWEHWDKYKSAPIGAVAAEKMFVARHAVHNGKETSPDATTRYTHYIGTLNSNDNFATISYVRDDGTEGSAKSGDVLVETEPIYYDLNRVKLNWPKKRVIKRTARVLGEAIIANTGEEAANVAKAFGYAYKYSVYWGQGHAILKGLNTSITLTNGTTLPKIVWGTMETTNRTDVYTVEIFLKPGTGLNVTLKANYTDMEVPYSGTLISHYEDGETKSRVISGIRREETMFDVTPEFGSIYFLGNYSLVPTTTVPPTTEAPSTTPLPSTVIKDIHKQDMDNEDHDENMIIAPKKSDMSNMQSDDGGPLSLKNKVEVSYSGTCSFRLNAMFILSLTMIVHRIT; from the exons ATGTGTTGGCAAAGGATCTACCTTTCTGTAGGGCTGTTCGGTGTCCTACTGTTATCGAGCAACGCTGACAACAGCGTACATATTTTATCGAAGTACCAACAATTGGTGACCTCGTCCACCCTCAACTGGCTACCTCGCGCCCACTATGATTCATCGAGGGAGATAGTGATCGGTGGTTTCGAGATCGAAGAAGCAGAAG aCGACTCGTACAACAATCAAGCGGAGAAGTCGGAAAGAAAGAGACCCCTGTTCGTATGTCGGGTGCTGCACAACACAGTTTTGGTGGCTGGAAGCCAGAGAGGCGACGAGAAACGATGCACCGTGACGATTCACGGTAGCGTACAGTCGTACGACAAATACGAGCTGTTGGAAAACGTCGACAATGCGGCCCGCGTCAACTGGGAACACTGGGACAAATACAAGTCAGCCCCTATCGGCGCAGTGGCGGCGGAAAAGATGTTCGTCGCCCGACACGCGGTTCACAATGGCAAAGAAACATCCCCGGACGCGACGACGCGGTACACCCATTATATAGGGACCCTCAATTCGAACGACAATTTCGCGACCATCAGCTACGTGAGGGAC GACGGCACCGAGGGGTCGGCAAAATCCGGCGACGTTCTGGTGGAAACGGAACCGATATACTACGACCTAAATCGAGTGAAATTGAATTGGCCTAAAAAGCGTGTGATCAAACGCACGGCCCGTGTACTGGGCGAGGCGATAATCGCGAATACAGGAGAGGAGGCTGCGAACGTGGCCAAAGCTTTCGGGTACGCTTACAAGTACTCGGTGTACTGGGGTCAAGGACACGCTATTCTGAAAGGCCTAAATACCTCGATCACCCTGACGAATGGGACCACTTTGCCGAAGATCGTATGGGGCACTATGGAGACCACCAATCGTACGGACGTGTACAC GGTAGAGATATTCTTGAAACCCGGGACAGGACTGAATGTTACTTTGAAGGCGAATTATACTGATATGGAGGTACCATATTCTGGGACACTGATATCTCATTACGAAGATGGTGAAACTAAATCAAGAGTAATAAGTGGGATACGCAGAGAAGAGACTATGTTTGATGTCACACCAGAATTTGGATCCATCTACTTCCTAGGGAATTACAGTCTAGTTCCTACCACTACCGTGCCGCCCACTACGGAAGCACCGAGTACCACCCCGTTGCCATCGACTGTGATCAAGGATATTCATAAACAGGACATGGATAACGAGGACCATGATGAAAACATGATAATAGCACCGAAGAAGTCGGATATGTCCAATATGCAAAGCGACGACGGTGGACCGTTATCGTTGAAGAATAAGGTAGAAGTTTCTTATTCTGGAACCTGTTCGTTCAGACTGAACGCTATGTTTATACTTTCGTTAACGATGATCGTTCATAGAATCACGTGA
- the Arpc5 gene encoding actin-related protein 2/3 complex, subunit 5, which produces MSRNDGKKDSSASAFRKIDVDQYSDNNFKEEDADGGLGGPTGPDENEVLTLLSQGKNAEALISVLKSAPLGCKNQQVKDSARNLTLKVLLSIKSNQMEDCLAQLDRDLVDVLMKYIYRGFEIPTEGSSSHLLIWHEKVYNVSGVGSIVRAFSDSKRA; this is translated from the exons ATGTCAAGGAACGATGGTAAAAAGGACTCGTCAGCATCTGCGTTTAGAAAAATCGACGTTGATCAGTATAGTGATAATAATTTCAAAGAGGAAGACGCTGACGGAGGATTGGGAGGACCAACCGGTCCAGACGAAAATGAAGTTTTGACACTTCTTAGCC AGGGTAAGAATGCCGAAGCTTTGATATCAGTATTAAAATCTGCACCACTTGGATGTAAAAATCAACAAGTTAAG GACAGTGCACGGAATTTGACACTGAAGGTTCTTCTAAGTATAAAATCTAATCAGATGGAAGATTGCTTAGCACAATTAGATCGAGACTTAGTGGatgttttaatgaaatatatttatcgAGGATTTGAAATTCCAACAGAAGGTAGCAGTAGTCATTTATTAATTTGGCACGAAAAGGTATACAATGTAAGCGGTGTTGGCAGTATTGTAAGAGCATTTTCAGACAGCAAACGTGCTTGA
- the Marcal1 gene encoding SWI/SNF-related matrix-associated actin-dependent regulator of chromatin subfamily A-like protein 1, whose amino-acid sequence MNYSQEEIEQKRLLALQRKKQAQVKNTSFNSSVSRNSISPANNHAMFDQNKSMNTVKPFEHYEAKDAEVKSKFGYHSNTPKFNKQKERFNPMSTKKFFGQKSRITGKCYMISDDRFTLETSSYFPPLIETLKTVPSRSYDMKAKTWNFHLKDYETLMEKVINFKSDVQIVGLPKLVIELFKKYTSSESTDENIDLSRIDPQLLASLMPFQRKGICYGISKNGRCMIADDMGLGKTIQALGIAHYFKRNWPLLIVVPSSVRYQWADAIYRFLPSVPAQYVHQFSSMKDFMSNSKIVITTYDLLVRAVNAFERQTFGFVILDESHALKSVKTARFKAAQRVVSQACNVILLSGTPALSRPIELYSQINLIMPNFMSYQEYGIRYCAGEKKGFGWDFTGSSYMQELQLLLKHTCVIRRLKSEVLRELPTKKREVIVLDPNLIKNSTKEMKEISAKLERKTLRGVERHNTLLQYYNECSYAKQKAICDYIGKLLKSKQKCIIFAHHQNVLDAISEVAESMDIKYIRIDGKTNPERRKYQVDKFQSCDDYLAAILSITAANTGITLTAAQLVVFAELFWNPGVLCQAEDRVHRIGQNENVVIQYLVAKHTADDYLWPLIQKKMNVLNEVGLDQDFSLKDIDVTKQTLSTKQKTLDSFMDSSQFDFSIDDEIVQNNENENNENTVQQTLESCSSIASQDFKELLEFNEEDFDFSNWDNIE is encoded by the exons ATGAATTACTCTCAAGAAGAAATAGAACAAAAACGTTTATTGGCTTTACAACGTAAAAAACAAGCTCAAGTAAAGAATACTTCATTTAACTCTAGTGTCAGCAGAAACAGTATTTCTCCTGCTAATAACCATGCTATGTTCGATCAAAATAAGTCAATGAATACAGTTAAACCTTTTGAACATTATGAAGCGAAGGATGCTGAAGTCAAATCAAAATTTGGGTATCATTCGAATACtccaaaatttaataaacaaaaggaACGTTTCAATCCAATGTCGACAAAGAAATTCTTTGGTCAAAAGTCACGTATCACAGGAAAATGTTACATGATAAGCGATGACAGATTTACTTTAGAAACATCGTCATATTTTCCTCCACTTATAGAGACTTTAAAAACAGTTCCAAGCAGATCATATG ATATGAAAGCCAAAACTtggaattttcatttgaaagatTATGAAACACTAATGGAGAAAGTGATTAATTTCAAATCTGATGTACAAATAGTAGGATTGCCAAAATTAGTTATTGag ttattcaaaaaatataCCAGTTCAGAGAGTACTGATGAGAATATTGACTTATCAAGAATTGATCCTCAATTATTGGCAAGTTTGATGCCCTTTCAACGTAAAGGAATATg ctATGGGATTTCTAAAAACGGTCGTTGTATGATTGCTGATGATATGGGTTTAGGGAAAACCATTCAAGCACTGGGAATTGCCCATTACTTTAAAAGGAATTGGCCTCTTCTTATTGTTGTACCATCTTCAGTCAG atATCAATGGGCAGATGCAATATATAGGTTTTTACCATCTGTTCCTGCCCAGTATGTTCATCAATTTTCAAGTATGAAAGATTTTATGAGCAACAGCAAAATTGTTATTACAACTTATGATCTCTTAGTACGAGCTGTGAACGCATTTGAACGGCAAACATTTGGCTTCGTCATTTTG GACGAATCTCACGCTTTAAAAAGTGTTAAGACTGCTAGATTTAAGGCTGCACAACGTGTAGTTTCACAAGCATGCAATGTTATTTTACTTTCCGGAACACCGGCTTTATCACGACCTATAGAGCTATATTCTCAGATAAATCTTATAATGCCAAATTTCATGAG TTATCAGGAATACGGAATTCGGTACTGTGCGGGAGAAAAGAAAGGATTCGGTTGGGATTTTACAGGGTCATCATATATGCAAGAATTGCAACTATTATTAAAACACACATGCGTAATTCGAAGATTAAAAAGTGAAGTATTACGTGAATTACCAACAAAAAAGAG GGAAGTGATTGTATTAGATCCAAACTTAATAAAGAACTCTaccaaagaaatgaaagaaatatccGCAAAATTGGAACGGAAAACTTTAAGAGGGGTAGAAAGGCATAATACTCTGTTACAgtattataacgaatgtagttATGCTAAGCAAAAAGCTATTTG TGATTATATTGGCAAGCTGTTGAAAAGCAAACAGAAGTGTATTATATTTGCTCATCACCAAAATGTTTTAGATGCTATCTCAGAAGTTGCCGAGTCCATGGACataaa ATATATTAGAATCGATGGGAAAACAAATCCTGAACGTAGAAAATATCAAGTTGATAAGTTTCAAAGCTGTGATGATTACTTGGCTGCaattttatcaattacagccgctAACACAGGCATTACTTTAACAGCTGCACAACTCGTGGTTTTTGCAGAGCTGTTTTGGAATCCCGGA GTTTTATGTCAAGCAGAGGACAGAGTACATAGAATTGGTCAGAATGAGAATGTTGTGATTCAGTATTTGGTTGCCAAACATACTGCAGATGATTATTTATGGCCATTAATTCAAAAAAAGATGAATGTGTTAAACGAAGTTGGACTTGACCAAGATTTTTCTCTTAAAGACATTGATGTAACAAAACAAACATTAAGTACAAAACAAAAAACGTTAGATTCTTTTATGGACAGTAGTCAGTTCGATTTCTCAATTGATGACGAGATAgtacaaaataatgaaaatgaaaacaacGAAAATACAGTCCAACAGACACTAGAAAGTTGTTCTTCTATAGCATCGCAAGACTTTAAAGAATTACTGGAGTTCAATGAAGAGGACTTTGACTTCAGTAATTGGGATAATATAGAATAA
- the Ccm3 gene encoding programmed cell death protein 10 Ccm3: MTMGDETPVTSLVFPVILRPILMKLERQNVLAAQTLRTALLKAENSHPGITLDLILGIIQRAELNLDMNESVLRLQGAASDYDVVEYRSARSEDAFQELNRKSTSLKRILSRIPDEITDRKTFLETIKEIASAIKKLLDAVNEVTAFISGSAGKQALDQRKREFVKYSKRFSNTLKEYFKEGQANAVFVSALYLIHQTNMIMLTVKDKCE, encoded by the exons ATGACAATGGGCGATGAGACTCCAGTTACATCACTGGTTTTTCCTGTCATTCTGAGACCAATACTGATGaag CTGGAGAGGCAAAATGTATTGGCTGCTCAGACTTTACGTACAGctttgttaaaagctgaaaatTCTCATCCAGGAATTACGCTTGACTTAATTCTTGGCATAATACAAAGAGCAGAACTTAATTTGGATATGAATGAAAGTGTTTTAAGATTGCAAGGTGCAGCTTCTGATTATGATG TTGTAGAATATAGATCAGCTAGATCCGAGGATGCTTTCCAAGAATTGAATCGTAAATCAACTTCATTAAAGAGAATACTTAGTAGAATTCCTGATGAAATAACAGATCGTAAAACTTTCCTTGAAACTATCAA AGAAATTGCAAGTGCAATAAAAAAACTTTTAGATGCAGTAAATGAAGTAACTGCATTTATAAGTGGCTCTGCAGGGAAACAAGCATTAGATCAAAGGAAAAGAGAATTTGTTAAGTACAGTAAAAGGTTTAGCAATACATTGAAAGAATACTTTAAAGAAGGGCA AGCAAATGCAGTATTTGTGAGTGCACTTTATTTAATACACCAAACAAATATGATTATGCTCACAGTAAAAGATAAATGTGAGTAA
- the LOC117608111 gene encoding putative ATP-dependent RNA helicase TDRD12 isoform X1 has translation MNYPKLISKLHTPKIVWYQTDITIVIRVLLQDVNNYFLHVECDHLLFSTTINSRHYYICLYLFGTIVAEKTTHINKGREIKITLIKAHKWTEWLRLHIDKEKNPLITADPDHIYKSSWTMEPLRFEKESFAEYKRRNNITQIMPDVPSSDEEESDDDAMDVLFL, from the exons ATGAACTATCCAAAATTAATTAGTAAACTTCATACACCAAAAATTGTGTGGTATCAAACAGATATTACAATTGTTATACGTGTTTTATTGCAAGATGTTAACAATTACTTTCTTCATGTTGAATGTGATCACTTATTGTTTag CACTACAATAAATTCAAGACACTATTACATTTGTTTATACCTTTTTGGAACAATAGTAGCAGAAAAAACAACTCACATAAACAAAGgaagagaaattaaaattacccTTATAAAGGCTCacaaat GGACAGAGTGGTTAAGATTGCATATCGATAAAGAAAAGAATCCTTTGATAACTGCGGACCCAGATCATATATATAAAAGTAGTTGGACTATGGAACCTTTAAGATTTG AAAAAGAAAGTTTTGCAGAGTATAAGCGTAGAAATAATATAACACAAATAATGCCAGATGTACCATCTAGCGATGAAGAAGAATCTGATGATGATGCAATGGACGTGTTGTTTCTTTAA
- the Miga gene encoding mitoguardin, with the protein MSISNAHQFLVTLYKRYIISLPSINLSRTQKIFIICLTGGSLILGGLAQFLKRRRRHPLAPSRRPLRDIKQRFTSAKNSNFDALSQVSWARRSEASSRSHISDRASLISSVPGGPDGDARLTPQQYGVLGLEALEKALYCWEDALTAFSSSLNNDTLALPSKADAAFTHDVQELLDLGYQIQSHAELLFIDQHSVLFRNESEESLDKPSNIATRISGKEKADAASSPESFESARDGVADLREFEEFAELFPHFEKQRLYHAALKQHEDIGIPCRRLHTELVRCGSDVEYLAKVYCLRQAYTKLFTIPSASAWIADIGRQVISDLIMYADRDPKDYLIHYERMLEFLQESSNHSIMEEELTARGVKCMNFYDVLIDFILLDAFEEVEKPSSSIRAILQNRWISASFRETAIGTAVWTMIVGKRRMLKYDKGFLSHFYSISEQISPVLVWGFLGPEGSLHSTCQYFRDQVIEFLVDIFNFFKVRYTTVDNLAEDLLREMKIRVENINQRLSLEGC; encoded by the exons ATGTCTATTTCTAATGCACACCAATTTTTAGTCACATTGTATAAACGTTACATAATTTCACTGCCATCGATAAATTTATCCAGAACTCAAAAA atttttattatatgtCTTACTGGAGGATCGTTAATATTAGGAGGATTAGCACAGTTTTTAAAAAGACGAAGAAGACATCCTCTTGCTCCTTCCAGAAGACCTTTGAGAGATATAAAACAAAGATTTACAAGCGCAAAGAATTCTAATTttg atGCATTGTCACAAGTATCATGGGCAAGAAGAAGCGAAGCCAGCAGTAGGAGTCACATAAGCGATCGTGCGTCGCTTATATCCTCTGTGCCTGGAGGTCCAGATGGTGATGCAAGACTTACTCCACAACAGTATGGGGTTCTTG GATTGGAGGCCCTGGAAAAAGCGCTCTATTGTTGGGAGGATGCTCTTACAGCGTTCAGCTCTTCACTCAATAATGATACGCTCGCATTACCGTCTAAGGCGGATGCGGCATTTACGCACGATGTCCAGGAACTCCTTGACTTGGGTTATCAGATCCAGAGCCACGCAGAACTTCTCTTTATCGATCAA cATTCGGTGTTATTCCGCAATGAAAGTGAAGAAAGCTTAGATAAACCTTCGAACATAGCCACCCGGATATCCGGCAAAGAGAAGGCGGATGCTGCATCTTCCCCTGAATCATTCGAGTCTGCGCGTGATGGG GTAGCTGATTTACGCGAATTCGAAGAATTCGCCGAGCTATTTCCTCATTTCGAAAAGCAAAGACTGTACCATGCTGCACTTAAGCAACACGAAGACATAGGTATTCCTTGTAG gCGATTACATACAGAACTGGTTAGATGCGGTTCGGATGTTGAATATCTAGCAAAAGTTTATTGTTTGAGACAAGCGTATACAAAATTGTTCACTATACCGTCTGCGTCAGCATGGATTGCAGACATAGGCCGACAAGTTATTAGCGATTTGATCATGTATGCAGACAGG GATCCAAaggattatttaatacattatgaAAGGATGTTGGAGTTTCTACAAGAATCAAGTAATCATAGTATCATGGAAGAGGAATTAACTGCAAGAGGCGTTAAGTGTATGAATTTCTATGATGTTCTTATCGATTTCATTTTGTTGGATGCGTTCGAAGAAGTTGAAAAGCCGTCCTCTTCGATTAGAGCTATTTTACAGAATAGGTGGATATCGGCCAGTTTTCGTGAAACT GCAATCGGAACTGCAGTTTGGACAATGATTGTGGGTAAAAGACGGATGTTAAAATATGATAAAGGATTTTTGTCCCACTTTTATTCAATTTCTGAACAAATTTCCCCGGTGCTAGTATGGGGTTTCTTAGGTCCGGAAGGAAGTCTACATTCTACTTGTCAATATTTTAGAGATCAGGTTATTGAATTCCTTGTagatatatttaatttctttaaagtAAGGTACACCACTGTTGATAACCTTGCCGAAGATCTACTCAGGGAAATGAAGATAagagttgaaaatataaatcaaagGCTTTCTTTAGAAGGTTGCTAA
- the fand gene encoding pre-mRNA-splicing factor SYF1 fand, producing MLERKDPEGNLYVFNEEDLPYEEEILRNPYSVKHWQRYIDHLKSTKSSNLNIVYERALKELPGSYKLWYNYLRQRVSQLKGRCITDPLYEDVNNAFERALVFMHKMPRIWMDYCTLMTEQCYITRTRQVFDRALRALPITQHHRIWPLYIEFLKKHNVYETAIRVFRRYLKLAPEDTEEYIEYLISIGKLDEAAVKLAQIVNQDDFVSKHGKSNHQLWNELCDLISKNPSKIKSLNVDAIIRGGLRRYTDQLGPLWNSLADYYVRSGLFERARDIYEEAIQTVTTVRDFTQVFDAYAQFEELSLSKRMEEASKNPTEDDDIDLELRLARFEHLMERRLLLLNSVLLRQNPHNVQEWHKRVMLYEGQPHEIINTYTEAVQTVQPQLAVGKLHTLWVAFGKFYEENGQIADARVVFEKATHVPYTKVDDLASVWCEWAEMEIRHGNYKEALKLMHRATAMPFRKVAYHDETETVQMRLYKSLKVWSMYADLEESFGTFKTCKAVYDKIIDLKIATPQIIINYGLFLEENKYFEEAFRAYEKGIALFKWPNVYDIWNTYLTKFLKRYGGTKLERTRDLFEQCLEHCPPKYAKALYLLYAKLEEEHGLARHAMSVYERATSAVLPEERFEMFNIYIKKAADIYGVPKTRQIYEKAIEVLNEENTREMCLRFAEMETKLGEVDRARAIYAHCSQICDPRVTSNFWQIWKEFEVRHGNEDTMREMLRIKRSVQAMYNTQVNMMSAQMLNNATNPPSDVPLDAMRLLDSKTPSTDNVTTYKDSIKFVRGVTEKDGKPESQVNNPDEIDIDVDEVNDNEVDVEEDIPVEKQSIPSQVFGSLKTTEGEDD from the exons ATGTTGGAACGCAAAGATCCAGAAGGAAACTTATACGTTTTT AATGAAGAAGATTTACCGTATGAAGAGGAAATCTTAAGAAATCCTTATTCTGTGAAACATTGGCAACGTTATATAGATCATTTAAAAAGCACTAAAAGTagtaatttaaatattgtatacGAGCGTGCGTTAAAAGAACTTCCTGGAAG TTATAAGTTATGGTACAATTACCTACGTCAACGTGTGAGCCAATTGAAGGGAAGATGCATAACAGATCCTCTTTACGAAGATGTAAATAATGCATTCGAACGTGCATTAGTTTTTATGCATAAAATGCCTCGAATTTGGATGGATTATTGTACATTGATGACTGAACAATGTTATATTACACGTACTCGTCAAGTTTTTGATCGTGCGCTTAGAGCTCTTCCTATCACTCAGCACCATCGAATATGGCCATTgtatattgaatttttaaagaaacataaTGTATATGAGACTGCTATCAGAGTTTTTAGAAGATATCTGAAG TTAGCTCCGGAAGACACAGAAGAATATATTGAGTATCTAATATCAATTGGTAAACTGGACGAAGCGGCTGTAAAACTAGCACAGATTGTTAATCAAGATGATTTTGTATCGAAGCATGGAAAATCAAACCATCAACTGTGGAATGAATTGTGTGATTTAATATCAAAGAATCCTTctaaaataaaatctcttaatgTAGATGCTATTATCAGGGGTGGTTTAAGACGTTATACTGATCAATTAGGGCCTTTATGGAATTCTTTAGCAGACTATTACGTTCGTAGTGGTTTATTTGAAAGG GCAAGAGACATTTACGAGGAAGCAATTCAGACAGTAACTACTGTTAGAGATTTTACCCAAGTTTTTGATGCTTACGCGCAGTTTGAAGAACTTAGCCTCAGTAAACGTATGGAAGAAGCTTCCAAGAATCCTACTGAAGATG ATGATATTGATTTGGAATTAAGATTAGCACGATTCGAACATTTAATGGAAAGACGTTTATTATTACTTAATTCCGTGCTATTAAGACAAAATCCTCATAACGTGCAAGAATGGCATAAAAGGGTTATGCTTTATGAAGGGCAACCACACGAG atTATCAATACGTACACGGAAGCCGTGCAAACTGTGCAACCACAATTAGCAGTAGGTAAACTGCATACCTTGTGGGTTGCGTTTGGCAAATTCTATGAAGAAAATGGACAAATAGCAGATGctagagtagttttcgagaaagcCACTCACGTTCCTTATACCAAAGTCGATGACCTTGCTTCTGTGTGGTGTGAATGGGCAGAGATGGAAATTAGGCATGG AAATTATAAAGAAGCTCTAAAACTAATGCATCGTGCCACTGCTATGCCGTTCCGTAAAGTAGCTTATCATGATGAAACCGAAACTGTACAAATGAGATTATACAAATCTTTGAAAGTATGGTCTATGTACGCCGATCTGGAAGAAAGTTTTGGTACATTTAAG ACATGTAAAGCAGTGTACGATAAAATCATAGACTTAAAAATTGCGACACcacaaatcattattaattatggtCTCTTTTTAGAGGAAAATAAGTACTTTGAAGAAGCTTTCAGG GCATACGAAAAGGGAATCGCGCTTTTCAAATGGCCGAATGTTTATGATATATGGAATACTTATCTTACTAAATTTTTAAAACGTTATGGCGGCACAAAATTGGAACGAACACGAGATTTATTTGAACAGTGCTTGGAACATTGTCCACCGAAATATGCCAAAG CTTTGTATTTATTATACGCCAAATTAGAAGAAGAACATGGTCTAGCCAGGCATGCTATGTCCGTGTATGAACGAGCAACAAGCGCTGTTCTCCCGGAAGAAAGATTTGAG ATGTTCAATATATATATCAAGAAAGCAGCAGATATATATGGCGTTCCAAAAACGAGACAGATTTACGAAAAAGCCATAGAAGTACTTAACGAAGAGAATACGAGAGAAATGTGCTTGCGATTTGCTGAAATGGAAACGAAGTTGGGAGAAGTCGACAGAGCTAGGGCAATATATGCGCATTGCAGCCAAATATGCGATCCAAGG GTAACATCAAATTTCTGGCAAATATGGAAAGAATTTGAAGTGAGACACGGCAATGAAGATACAATGCGTGAAATGCTTCGAATTAAACGCAGCGTTCAAGCTATGTACAATACCCAAGTGAACATGATGTCTGCTCAAATGTTAAACAATGCTACGAATCCACCATCCGATGTACCATTAGATGCAATGCGACTTCTAGATAGTAAAACACCAAGTACAG ATAACGTTACTACGTACAAGGATAGCATTAAATTCGTTCGTGGTGTAACTGAAAAAGATGGCAAACCGGAATCTCAAGTAAATAATCCAGATGAGATTGATATTGACGTAGACGAAGTTAATGACAATGAAGTTGACGTGGAAGAAG ATATACCTGTCGAGAAACAAAGTATTCCGTCACAAGTATTTGGTAGTTTAAAAACAACTGAAGGAGAAGACGACTAA
- the LOC117608111 gene encoding uncharacterized protein LOC117608111 isoform X2, whose product MLTITFFMLNVITYCLVAEKTTHINKGREIKITLIKAHKWTEWLRLHIDKEKNPLITADPDHIYKSSWTMEPLRFEKESFAEYKRRNNITQIMPDVPSSDEEESDDDAMDVLFL is encoded by the exons ATGTTAACAATTACTTTCTTCATGTTGAATGTGATCACTTATTGTTTag TAGCAGAAAAAACAACTCACATAAACAAAGgaagagaaattaaaattacccTTATAAAGGCTCacaaat GGACAGAGTGGTTAAGATTGCATATCGATAAAGAAAAGAATCCTTTGATAACTGCGGACCCAGATCATATATATAAAAGTAGTTGGACTATGGAACCTTTAAGATTTG AAAAAGAAAGTTTTGCAGAGTATAAGCGTAGAAATAATATAACACAAATAATGCCAGATGTACCATCTAGCGATGAAGAAGAATCTGATGATGATGCAATGGACGTGTTGTTTCTTTAA